In a single window of the Pseudomonas oryzihabitans genome:
- a CDS encoding LrgB family protein, whose amino-acid sequence MADPYLAPLLALSVTLAAYQVALLLQQRLRLVMLQPVLITTALVASLLWAASVPYEHYRSASGTLSLLLGPTTVGLAVPLYRNIQRVISLSGPLLITLSVGGVVGVTLTLALGWLFGLSPTLVMSLAPKSVTMPIALPLSGHFGGLVSLTAVIVMLTGVISTTLALPLLKLFKVEDPAARGLTLGMNGHAIGTAHALREGQETAAFSALGMILLGIATAVLLPVALAV is encoded by the coding sequence ATGGCTGATCCCTATCTGGCGCCGTTACTGGCGTTGTCCGTGACGCTTGCTGCCTACCAGGTAGCGTTGCTGCTGCAGCAGCGCCTGCGTCTGGTGATGCTGCAACCGGTGCTGATCACCACGGCGCTCGTCGCGAGCCTGCTCTGGGCCGCCAGCGTGCCCTATGAGCACTATCGCAGCGCGAGTGGCACGCTTTCGCTATTGCTGGGGCCTACGACCGTAGGGCTGGCCGTGCCCCTCTACCGGAATATCCAGCGCGTGATCTCCCTATCCGGGCCGCTTTTGATCACGCTGTCCGTGGGTGGCGTCGTGGGGGTGACCTTGACCCTGGCCTTGGGTTGGCTGTTCGGTTTGTCCCCGACCCTGGTGATGAGCCTGGCGCCGAAATCGGTGACCATGCCTATCGCCTTGCCCCTGTCCGGACATTTTGGCGGACTGGTGTCCTTGACCGCCGTGATCGTCATGCTGACCGGCGTCATCAGCACGACGCTGGCCCTGCCGCTGCTCAAGTTGTTCAAGGTTGAAGATCCAGCGGCCCGAGGCCTGACCCTGGGCATGAACGGACACGCCATAGGCACGGCGCATGCACTGCGCGAAGGCCAGGAAACGGCCGCCTTTTCGGCACTCGGCATGATTCTCCTGGGAATAGCCACGGCGGTCCTGTTGCCGGTCGCCCTCGCGGTCTGA
- a CDS encoding CidA/LrgA family protein — MNITGMLVLAGCYLLGSCIAGYVSGIPASVIGIFILFGMLLLLRRVPEGVDAMAGSLLRYLPLMLVVPAVGIIDVDTLELTVWLRLLLVIALSLVVTVPLCSLLLQYLIRRKTDG, encoded by the coding sequence ATGAACATAACGGGCATGCTGGTACTTGCAGGCTGCTACCTGTTGGGGTCCTGTATTGCCGGCTATGTGAGTGGCATCCCGGCCAGTGTCATCGGGATATTCATTCTGTTCGGCATGTTATTGCTGCTGCGAAGAGTGCCCGAAGGGGTGGATGCCATGGCTGGCAGTCTGCTTCGCTACCTTCCGTTGATGCTCGTGGTGCCGGCTGTTGGAATCATCGATGTCGATACGCTGGAATTGACGGTCTGGCTGCGTCTGCTGCTGGTGATCGCGCTGTCCCTGGTGGTGACTGTTCCGCTGTGCAGCTTGCTGCTGCAATACCTGATAAGAAGAAAGACCGATGGCTGA
- a CDS encoding aromatic amino acid transaminase produces MFEHLTEYQGDPILSLIRTYQQDRRPEKVNLSVGVYTDASGQLPVLRAVAAADQHLRKTALAPSMYLPMEGHEGFRLNAQRLQFGDASPALADGRVATIQTVGGSGALKIGADFLRRWFPGSGVWVSDPTWDNHVALFEGAGFAVSRYPYYCPSSAELAFQDMLDTLSGLAARSIILLHPCCHNPTGLDLTTAQWRKVIQVLAERELIAFVDCAYQGFGTGLEEDAFVIREMERAGLTFLVSYSCSKNFSLYGERVGTLSVVCASAGMAARALGQLQATVRRNYSSPPQHGAQLVDLVLGSELADLWRADVDDMRQRTSAMRELLATALGHADRSLGERIRSHRGLFSYTGLGRTEVQRLRQDFGIYLVDNGRLCVAGLTAERVDHVASAIAEVLRHPE; encoded by the coding sequence ATGTTCGAACACCTGACCGAGTACCAGGGCGATCCCATCCTCTCCCTGATCAGGACCTACCAGCAGGACCGCCGACCTGAGAAGGTGAATCTGAGTGTCGGGGTCTACACGGACGCATCCGGGCAGTTACCGGTCTTGCGGGCCGTGGCGGCAGCCGACCAGCATCTGCGAAAAACAGCGCTGGCCCCGTCGATGTACCTGCCCATGGAGGGCCACGAAGGTTTTCGACTGAATGCTCAGCGCCTGCAGTTCGGCGATGCCAGCCCGGCACTGGCGGATGGCCGCGTGGCTACCATCCAGACCGTCGGCGGATCGGGCGCGCTCAAGATAGGCGCGGACTTCCTGCGGCGGTGGTTTCCGGGGTCCGGCGTCTGGGTGAGCGATCCCACCTGGGACAATCACGTCGCCCTCTTCGAAGGCGCTGGCTTCGCGGTCAGCAGATACCCCTATTACTGCCCGTCCTCCGCCGAGCTTGCCTTCCAGGACATGCTCGACACCCTCAGCGGTCTCGCTGCCAGGAGCATCATCCTGCTCCACCCCTGCTGCCACAATCCCACGGGCCTGGATCTCACCACCGCCCAATGGCGGAAGGTCATCCAGGTGCTGGCCGAGCGCGAGCTCATCGCCTTCGTCGACTGCGCCTATCAGGGTTTCGGCACTGGGCTGGAAGAAGATGCCTTCGTCATCAGGGAAATGGAGCGCGCGGGCCTGACCTTTCTCGTGAGCTATTCCTGCTCGAAAAACTTTTCGCTGTACGGCGAGCGGGTCGGCACCCTGTCCGTGGTCTGCGCCTCGGCGGGAATGGCAGCCCGGGCGCTGGGCCAGCTGCAAGCCACGGTGAGACGAAACTACTCGAGCCCCCCGCAGCATGGCGCGCAACTGGTGGACCTGGTGTTGGGCAGCGAGCTCGCCGATCTCTGGCGAGCCGACGTGGATGACATGCGCCAGCGCACCTCCGCCATGCGCGAGCTGCTCGCGACCGCCCTCGGTCACGCGGACCGGTCACTCGGTGAGCGGATTCGTAGCCACCGCGGGCTATTTTCCTATACAGGTCTGGGCAGGACCGAGGTGCAACGCCTGCGGCAGGATTTCGGCATCTATCTGGTCGATAATGGCCGGCTTTGTGTGGCGGGGTTGACCGCCGAACGGGTTGATCATGTCGCCTCGGCTATCGCGGAGGTGCTGCGGCATCCGGAGTGA
- a CDS encoding LacI family DNA-binding transcriptional regulator — protein MSNIRRVAELAGVSVATVSRTLKNPDVVAPATRERVQAAVAAANYRPNGMAVQFRSRRTGNLVVLVPLIANSFFARVIAGIQQAAQAAGYRVLLCDTAGDERREREYAELVYARQADGVIQLRAFDPFAGQGDIPPVVNACEVLAEHTWPKVRLDNRAAARCLTEHLLALGHRRIALIKGPEDSPLTLERLAGYQEALTQAGIALDPGLLHEGDFTLAAGAAAAKALLTLPERPTALFCCSDEMAIGALQILRRSGVRVPEDISLAGFDDIAFAAYTEPPLTTIAQPAEAFGQRAVAMLLEVLNGGTPAAREVVLPFELKVRGSTGVCR, from the coding sequence ATGTCCAATATTCGCCGGGTTGCCGAATTGGCCGGGGTATCAGTGGCGACCGTGTCGCGCACCCTGAAGAATCCCGACGTCGTGGCGCCTGCTACCCGCGAGCGCGTGCAGGCCGCCGTGGCCGCTGCCAACTATCGGCCCAACGGGATGGCCGTGCAGTTTCGCTCCCGTCGCACCGGCAACCTGGTGGTGCTAGTTCCGCTGATCGCCAACAGCTTCTTCGCCCGGGTCATCGCCGGCATCCAGCAGGCGGCGCAGGCGGCCGGTTATCGGGTGCTGCTGTGCGATACCGCTGGCGACGAACGCCGCGAGCGCGAATACGCCGAACTGGTCTATGCACGTCAGGCCGATGGGGTGATCCAGCTCCGCGCTTTCGATCCCTTTGCCGGCCAGGGCGACATACCGCCGGTAGTGAATGCCTGCGAAGTGCTCGCCGAGCACACCTGGCCCAAGGTCCGGCTGGACAATCGCGCCGCCGCGCGCTGCCTGACCGAGCATCTGCTGGCGCTCGGACACAGGCGCATTGCCCTGATCAAGGGGCCGGAAGACAGCCCGCTGACCCTGGAACGGCTGGCCGGCTACCAGGAGGCGCTGACGCAGGCGGGCATTGCCCTGGATCCTGGTCTGCTGCACGAAGGCGACTTCACCCTGGCCGCTGGCGCCGCCGCGGCCAAGGCACTGCTGACGCTACCCGAGCGCCCGACCGCGCTGTTCTGTTGCAGCGACGAGATGGCGATCGGAGCGCTGCAGATCCTGCGGCGCTCCGGGGTGCGTGTCCCGGAAGACATCTCCCTGGCGGGGTTCGATGACATCGCCTTCGCTGCCTACACCGAGCCGCCACTGACCACCATTGCCCAGCCGGCGGAGGCCTTCGGCCAGCGCGCGGTGGCCATGCTGCTGGAGGTGCTCAACGGGGGTACGCCGGCTGCGCGAGAGGTGGTGTTGCCCTTCGAACTGAAGGTGCGGGGGAGCACCGGTGTATGTAGGTGA
- a CDS encoding Gfo/Idh/MocA family protein, producing the protein MQAHNSHRIRYGMIGGGQGAFIGAAHRRAAALDGTLELVCGTFSRDAGNNGASGRELGLAPERVYASWEALLAGERQLPAEQRVELLVIVTPNDLHVPIAEAALAAGFHVFSEKPAGTSLAQVQHLAETLAALPLRYALAHTYLGYPLVWEARERVARGELGALRKIHVEYPQGWLAQDLAATGNKQATWRDDPAASGPGGCLGDIGTHAFSLAEFISGQRISRLSAHLRSHLPGRRLDDDVMVLFETTEGASGSLLASQVCVGEENGLRIRLYGEQGSLEWHQQEPNSLLQRSLDQPPRTLRAGLGQPWLSASAQQRLRLPAGHPEGYLEALANLYRDLAAAIRDPADPAAGLPGITTGWRGLAFIETALASHQRQGAWTPLPTLGA; encoded by the coding sequence ATGCAGGCTCATAACAGCCACAGGATTCGCTACGGCATGATCGGCGGCGGCCAGGGCGCTTTCATTGGCGCCGCCCATCGTCGCGCGGCGGCGCTGGATGGCACGCTGGAGCTGGTCTGCGGCACCTTCAGCCGCGATGCCGGCAACAATGGCGCCTCGGGTCGCGAGCTGGGCCTGGCACCTGAGCGGGTCTATGCGTCCTGGGAGGCGCTGTTGGCTGGAGAACGCCAGCTGCCAGCCGAGCAGCGCGTCGAGTTGCTGGTGATCGTCACGCCCAACGACCTGCACGTCCCCATCGCCGAGGCCGCCCTGGCCGCGGGCTTCCACGTCTTTTCCGAAAAGCCCGCCGGCACCTCGCTGGCGCAGGTGCAGCACCTGGCGGAGACCCTGGCCGCGCTCCCCCTGCGCTACGCCCTGGCCCACACCTATTTGGGCTATCCCCTGGTATGGGAAGCCCGCGAGCGGGTCGCCCGCGGCGAGCTGGGCGCCCTGCGCAAGATCCATGTGGAATATCCGCAGGGCTGGCTCGCCCAGGACCTTGCCGCCACCGGCAACAAGCAGGCGACCTGGCGCGACGATCCGGCCGCGTCCGGCCCGGGCGGTTGCCTGGGCGACATCGGCACCCACGCCTTCAGTCTCGCCGAGTTCATCAGCGGCCAGCGCATCTCCCGGCTCAGCGCCCACCTGCGCAGCCACCTGCCCGGCCGGCGCCTGGACGACGATGTCATGGTGCTGTTCGAGACCACCGAGGGTGCCAGCGGCAGTCTGCTGGCCAGCCAGGTCTGTGTAGGCGAGGAAAACGGCCTGCGCATCCGGCTCTATGGTGAGCAGGGCAGCCTGGAATGGCATCAGCAGGAGCCCAACAGCCTCCTACAGCGCAGTCTCGACCAGCCGCCCCGCACGCTGCGCGCGGGTCTCGGCCAGCCCTGGCTGAGCGCCAGTGCCCAGCAGCGGCTGCGGTTGCCGGCCGGCCATCCGGAGGGGTACCTGGAAGCCCTGGCCAATCTCTACCGCGACCTGGCCGCCGCCATCCGCGATCCGGCTGATCCCGCCGCGGGACTGCCCGGCATCACCACCGGCTGGCGCGGCCTGGCCTTTATCGAAACCGCCTTGGCCAGCCATCAGCGCCAGGGTGCCTGGACGCCACTACCGACCCTAGGAGCCTGA
- a CDS encoding sugar phosphate isomerase/epimerase family protein: MAVTSRPGLKGPAIFLAQFLDDQPPFDTLPHLARWAADLGYRGIQLPTLGHQCPNLERAAASQDYCDELLGQCAAAGVAISELSTHLQGQLVAVHPAFNEAFDGFAPPALRGRPDERQAWAVKQLKLAAKASRRLGLKAVATFSGALLWPYVYPWPQRPAGLVDEGFAELAQRWRPILDVYGEEGVDLCFELHPGEDLHDGATFERFLAAVDDHPRARILYDPSHLLLQQLDYLGFIDRYHARIGMFHVKDAEFRPDARSGVYGGYQDWAERPGRFRSLGDGQIDFGAIFSKLTQYGFDGWAVLEWECCLKDAAQGAAEGAPFIERHLIQPATRAFDDFAGSDADPARNRRMLGLQ; this comes from the coding sequence ATGGCCGTTACCTCTCGCCCAGGGCTCAAGGGCCCGGCAATCTTTCTCGCCCAGTTCCTCGATGACCAGCCGCCCTTCGACACCCTGCCCCATCTCGCGCGCTGGGCGGCGGACCTGGGCTACCGGGGCATCCAGCTGCCGACGCTGGGCCATCAATGCCCGAACCTCGAACGCGCGGCCGCCAGCCAGGACTACTGCGACGAGCTACTTGGCCAGTGCGCCGCGGCAGGCGTGGCTATCAGCGAGCTGTCCACCCATTTGCAGGGGCAGCTGGTGGCGGTGCATCCGGCGTTCAACGAGGCTTTCGACGGCTTCGCCCCGCCGGCCCTGCGCGGCCGGCCGGATGAACGCCAGGCCTGGGCGGTCAAGCAGCTCAAGCTGGCCGCAAAGGCCAGCCGGCGACTCGGCCTCAAGGCCGTGGCGACCTTTTCCGGTGCCCTGCTCTGGCCCTATGTCTATCCCTGGCCTCAGCGTCCGGCCGGTCTGGTGGACGAAGGCTTCGCCGAGCTGGCACAGCGCTGGCGGCCGATCCTGGACGTCTACGGCGAAGAAGGCGTGGACCTGTGCTTCGAACTGCATCCGGGCGAGGACCTGCACGACGGCGCCACCTTCGAGCGCTTTCTGGCGGCGGTCGACGACCATCCCCGGGCGCGAATCCTCTATGACCCCAGCCACCTGTTGCTGCAGCAGCTGGACTACCTGGGGTTCATCGACCGTTATCACGCGCGCATCGGCATGTTCCACGTCAAGGACGCGGAATTCCGTCCCGACGCCCGCAGCGGAGTCTATGGCGGCTACCAGGACTGGGCCGAGCGCCCGGGTCGCTTCCGCTCCCTGGGGGATGGCCAGATCGATTTCGGCGCCATCTTCAGCAAGCTCACCCAGTACGGGTTCGACGGCTGGGCGGTGCTGGAGTGGGAGTGCTGCCTGAAGGATGCGGCCCAGGGCGCTGCCGAAGGCGCACCCTTCATCGAGCGTCATCTGATCCAGCCGGCCACCCGCGCCTTCGACGACTTCGCCGGCAGCGACGCCGATCCGGCGCGCAATCGGCGGATGCTTGGCCTGCAGTAG
- a CDS encoding nucleoside permease — MNALSLRLSTLMFLQFFIWGSWFVTLATFLGNTLGANGGQIGQAFATQSWGAILAPFVVGLIADRYFNAERILGLLHLVGAVLLYQLYTAADFATFYPLVLAYMLCYMPTLALANSVAFRHLADPARQFAKIRVWGTLGWIAAGLAISFVFAWDSRTGIAAGALRNTFLLGAGASLILGLYSFSLPRTAPLPSASQGLGAALGLDALRLLKDRSFAVFFAASVLICIPLAFYYQNANLFLAELGVANPTGMMTLGQVSEVGFMLLLPLFIRRFGLKRTLLVGMLAWAVRYGCFALGAQGDALAYLLLGIALHGVCYDFFFVSGQIYTDAKAGEANKSAAQGLITLATYGVGMLVGFWVAGMVSDHYASGTGHDWQGIWLFPAVFSLGVLLAFLVTFRDARPGRAAAAAPVR, encoded by the coding sequence ATGAACGCACTTTCGCTACGCCTGAGCACCCTGATGTTCCTGCAGTTCTTTATCTGGGGCAGCTGGTTCGTCACCCTCGCCACCTTTCTTGGCAACACCCTCGGCGCCAATGGCGGCCAGATCGGCCAGGCCTTCGCCACCCAGTCGTGGGGGGCGATCCTGGCGCCCTTCGTGGTGGGCCTGATCGCCGATCGCTATTTCAATGCCGAGCGCATCCTCGGCCTGCTGCACCTGGTCGGTGCGGTCCTGCTCTACCAGCTCTATACGGCCGCCGACTTCGCCACCTTCTATCCGCTGGTGCTGGCCTACATGCTCTGCTACATGCCGACCCTGGCACTGGCCAACTCGGTGGCCTTCCGTCATCTGGCCGATCCGGCCCGCCAGTTCGCCAAGATTCGCGTCTGGGGCACCCTGGGCTGGATCGCCGCGGGGTTGGCCATCAGTTTCGTCTTCGCCTGGGACAGCCGCACCGGCATCGCCGCCGGTGCCCTGCGCAACACCTTCCTGCTCGGTGCTGGCGCCTCCCTCATCCTCGGGCTCTACAGCTTCAGCCTGCCGCGGACCGCCCCGCTGCCGTCCGCCAGCCAGGGCCTGGGCGCAGCGCTCGGCCTGGACGCCCTGCGCCTGCTCAAGGACCGCAGCTTCGCCGTCTTCTTTGCCGCCTCGGTGCTGATCTGTATCCCGCTGGCCTTCTATTACCAGAACGCCAACCTCTTCCTGGCCGAACTGGGGGTCGCCAATCCCACCGGCATGATGACCCTGGGCCAGGTGTCCGAGGTCGGCTTCATGCTGCTGCTGCCGCTGTTCATCCGCCGCTTCGGCCTCAAGCGGACCCTGCTGGTGGGGATGCTCGCCTGGGCCGTACGCTATGGCTGCTTCGCCCTAGGCGCCCAGGGTGACGCCCTCGCCTACCTGCTGCTGGGCATCGCCCTGCACGGCGTCTGCTACGACTTCTTCTTCGTCTCCGGCCAGATCTACACCGATGCCAAGGCCGGCGAGGCGAACAAGAGCGCCGCCCAGGGCCTGATCACCCTGGCCACCTATGGCGTGGGCATGCTGGTCGGCTTCTGGGTCGCCGGGATGGTCTCGGATCACTATGCCAGCGGCACCGGCCATGACTGGCAAGGCATCTGGCTGTTCCCGGCGGTGTTCTCCCTGGGTGTATTGCTGGCCTTTCTGGTCACCTTCCGCGACGCCCGCCCGGGGCGCGCCGCGGCGGCTGCGCCGGTGCGCTAG